The genomic interval TCTTGAACTCTCTAAATTCCGAAATGAAAATTATTCCTTTTCCATATGACAgatgatatatataaactCTCTTTATTAAAATCAGAACGAGGAGAGTTCAAGTGATCTAATGCTCCATGCGGATGATGCACCGGATTCCCTGTCCTGCCAACATGTAATCGAAAGCCTTGTTGATCTCAGAGAAAGGAACAGAGTGAGTGATAAATTTGTCCACTTCCAGCTCCTGCATACCAAAATAATTTCTCATGTCAAATTAGTGTTTGCTACAATATCAGAGCATCCAAAGCTGGTTGCTAGAATGGATTGTAAACATGTGATTACCTTGTTCATGTACATCTCCACAACACGAGGAAGGTCAGTGCGGGGCTTGTAGTTACCAAAGAAAGTACCCTTAAGAGTCCTCTCGTTTAAGAAGTTCATTGGATGGGTTTTGAACGCATCATCTTTGTTTGGCACTCCAACAAGTACAGCAACCCCCCAACCCTGAATTCGGACAAAAGAAGCTAAGTTACTTGTTAAAACTTCAAAAGCAACTACCAACTAGAACACAGAAGCGTTAGACAGAAGCTTACATCATGAACACATTCAAATGCAGAGATCATAGCCTGAACGCTTCCAGTGCACTCAACACTCCTATCAACTCCACCATTGGTCATCTCAGCTATTACCTTTTATGTCAAAACTCAAATGTTAGTCTCTGCTATAGAGTAACCACCATGGCTTTAAGTCAAATTGAGGAGACATTAGTAGGCAAACGTGAATATATTCAAGTCAAGTATCAACAGATCTCATAGGGTGGAGTTATCTTATACAGTGAGGCAGTGTGCAACACAATGAAATCGCAAAGTACTAATCATTAAGAACAAAAGAATAATTGAGGTAGTGCCAACCAAGAAATGAGAGAACTGGAAAGGCTGGGATATCTTAATCGTCTAgcaagaaatacaaacttagaGAATATTGTCTGCACTCACCTCCTGAACAGGTTTAGTATGATCTTTTGGATTCACAAATTCATTCACCCCAAACTTTTTGGCTGTCAGAAAGTGGAAAACAATCAATATACTTTCAAAATGATTTCAAATAGAGTATTTCATGAACATGAGCAGGCCTTGTCTATACCTTCCTCAAATCGGTTGGAGTTTAGATCAACTCCAATGATCCTTGAAGCCCCTGAAACCCTTGCACCTTCCGCAGCCTAAATTGTAACCAAAAGGTCAGCAAAATAGTTATAATTAGTTGAAGAATTGGAATAGAGAAGAAATATAAATCACTTACAGCAAGACCAACAGCACCCAATCCGAATATGGCAACGGATGAACCCTTTTTCGGCTTTGCAACATTTACAGTGGCACCAAAACCTTTAGCCAcataaagaaaagaataattaGTCAAAAATACAAGTACAGAAACCAGTGACATATGTCCCATTGTCACAATTAGATGTGATAAGTTTGTCCAGCCTTTACCTGTACAAATTCCGCAACTAAGAATACAAACTTTGTCGAGAGGGGCTGCAGGATTGATCTTAGCAACAGAACCAACATGTGAAACAGTGTATTCACTGAATGTAGAGGTACCAACAAAGTGATAAATTGGCTTCCCATCCTTGGAAAACCTGGACTGGCCGTCACTGAGCATGGTACCCCTGTCGGTATTGATCCTTAGGAGATCACACATGTTGCTTTCCTCTGACTTGCAATGTAAGCACTCCTTGCACTCTCCAGTGAACACTGGGAGGACATGGTCTCCCGGTTGGAGTTCAGTTACACCCACGCCTACGCTTTCCACAATACTAAACGAAAATATTCAAAAAGAGTAAATTGACTGTATGAATCGGAACTAAAAGCATAAGATCAAGATCAGGTTAGTCTTTATATTTCCAAGATACACATACCCGCCAGCTTCATGACCTAAAATCCGAGG from Argentina anserina chromosome 2, drPotAnse1.1, whole genome shotgun sequence carries:
- the LOC126783736 gene encoding alcohol dehydrogenase-like, encoding MVDTAGKVIKCKAAVAWEAGKPLVIEEVEVAPPQKHEVRLKILFTALCHTDVYFWEAKGQHPLFPRILGHEAGGIVESVGVGVTELQPGDHVLPVFTGECKECLHCKSEESNMCDLLRINTDRGTMLSDGQSRFSKDGKPIYHFVGTSTFSEYTVSHVGSVAKINPAAPLDKVCILSCGICTGFGATVNVAKPKKGSSVAIFGLGAVGLAAAEGARVSGASRIIGVDLNSNRFEEAKKFGVNEFVNPKDHTKPVQEVIAEMTNGGVDRSVECTGSVQAMISAFECVHDGWGVAVLVGVPNKDDAFKTHPMNFLNERTLKGTFFGNYKPRTDLPRVVEMYMNKELEVDKFITHSVPFSEINKAFDYMLAGQGIRCIIRMEH